In Glandiceps talaboti chromosome 4, keGlaTala1.1, whole genome shotgun sequence, a single window of DNA contains:
- the LOC144433919 gene encoding histone H2B, gonadal-like — translation MPPKGSGKAVKKAGKAPAARSGDKKKRKRKRKESYGIYIYKVMKQVHPDTGISSKAMSIMNSFVNDIFERIAAEASRLAHYNKRSTITSREIQTAVRLLLPGELAKHAVSEGTKAVTKYTSSK, via the coding sequence ATGCCTCCTAAAGGAAGTGGTAAAGCCGTCAAGAAGGCCGGTAAGGCCCCAGCTGCCAGAAGTGGCGACAAGAAGAAGAGAAAGAGGAAAAGGAAGGAAAGCTATGGTATCTACATCTACAAAGTCATGAAGCAAGTTCACCCAGACACTGGTATCTCATCCAAGGCCATGTCTATCATGAACAGCTTCGTCAACGACATCTTCGAACGTATCGCCGCCGAAGCTTCACGTCTCGCCCACTACAACAAGAGATCCACCATCACCAGCAGAGAAATCCAGACTGCTGTGCGTCTCTTGCTGCCTGGTGAGCTTGCCAAGCACGCCGTCAGTGAGGGTACCAAAGCCGTCACCAAGTACACTAGCTCCAAGTAA
- the LOC144433927 gene encoding histone H2B, gonadal-like, with protein sequence MPPKGSGKAVKKAGKAPAARSGDKKKRKRKRKESYGIYIYKVMKQVHPDTGISSKAMSIMNSFVNDIFERIAAEASRLAHYNKRSTITSREIQTAVRLLLPGELAKHAVSEGTKAVTKYTSSK encoded by the coding sequence ATGCCTCCCAAAGGAAGTGGTAAAGCCGTCAAGAAGGCCGGTAAGGCCCCAGCTGCCAGAAGTGGCGACAAGAAGAAGAGAAAGAGGAAAAGGAAGGAAAGCTATGGTATCTACATCTACAAAGTCATGAAGCAAGTTCACCCAGACACTGGTATCTCCTCCAAGGCCATGTCTATCATGAACAGCTTCGTCAACGACATCTTCGAACGTATCGCCGCTGAAGCTTCACGTCTTGCCCACTACAACAAGAGATCCACCATCACCAGCAGAGAGATCCAGACTGCTGTACGTCTCTTGCTGCCCGGTGAGCTTGCCAAGCACGCCGTCAGTGAGGGTACCAAAGCCGTCACCAAGTACACCAGCTCCAAGTAA